From one Pecten maximus chromosome 8, xPecMax1.1, whole genome shotgun sequence genomic stretch:
- the LOC117333637 gene encoding uncharacterized protein LOC117333637 has protein sequence MEKKVYQLGTWHDDTILDNVINEMAKQVRAGKGTKVRLTVSKHGVTVMKSAALTGKQMTDYLPIENVYFITVNKYHPSCLLVIGKDHPTKYQILAFRCANGLDAGMFVKYFKDIKRQSNPGEGYNVETKKTEGENWTLRSKTQNNNNRQLSAVVDMHTERAKVNGDVHIHVNGDSHQENGVARTYINPIADDNPPSLTTERKTHAHMTTSDKVVIHQQQVVHHRHLSDNVSEASETSLRDELDVLSHELREIKFMLEKSTGITPEEYQRSVVVTPGRKDNSVSEEVVVTRTIEQPDANVVVRREETVTETIHHSHTNGEVRHHINRKVERAASPKMEGEVRVTVPDYRSSTDSSRKIYSTTETPRIQHEEQGDGVNYKSWGGDRRSVVRPHGNWRDEVVLRQRVHGRTRPRSAIHSSSSYASVSGSVRSARAPSAYVLTEYNRHPGSQTLPTNRGGSYKRLHVATTVQRPIERVYGRHSTYGGKPVIVERQAVVDYNQNNLEKSHNNTHDSVIIRT, from the coding sequence ATGGAGAAGAAAGTATACCAACTCGGCACTTGGCACGATGATACCATTCTTGATAATGTGATAAATGAAATGGCCAAGCAGGTCAGGGCAGGAAAAGGGACAAAGGTCAGATTAACCGTATCTAAACATGGAGTGACAGTGATGAAATCCGCGGCTTTGACAGGTAAACAGATGACTGACTACCTTCCTATTGAAAACGTCTATTTCATTACCGTAAACAAGTACCATCCTTCGTGCCTGTTAGTGATAGGTAAGGACCACCCCACTAAGTACCAAATCCTCGCCTTCAGGTGTGCTAACGGTCTGGACGCTGGCATGTTCGTCAAATATTTCAAGGATATAAAACGTCAGTCCAATCCAGGTGAGGGATATAACGTTGAAACGAAAAAGACGGAAGGAGAGAACTGGACTCTTCGCTCTAAAACCCAAAACAATAACAATCGTCAGTTAAGTGCTGTTGTAGACATGCACACAGAGCGAGCCAAGGTGAATGGGGATGTCCATATTCACGTGAATGGTGACAGTCATCAAGAGAACGGTGTGGCTAGAACATACATCAATCCAATCGCAGACGACAACCCCCCATCACTGACAACTGAGCGAAAAACGCATGCGCATATGACCACTTCCGACAAAGTAGTCATACATCAGCAGCAAGTTGTACACCATCGCCACCTGTCAGACAATGTGTCAGAAGCTTCAGAAACGTCACTCCGGGACGAGCTCGACGTCCTCTCACACGAACTGAGGGAAATCAAATTCATGCTCGAGAAATCCACTGGAATCACTCCCGAGGAATATCAAAGATCTGTTGTTGTTACTCCAGGGAGGAAGGACAATTCAGTGTCTGAAGAGGTAGTGGTGACTAGGACGATTGAACAGCCAGACGCAAATGTGGTTGTGAGGAGGGAGGAAACCGTTACCGAGACTATACACCATTCTCACACTAACGGGGAGGTGAGACACCATATCAACAGAAAAGTCGAGCGCGCAGCATCTCCCAAGATGGAGGGGGAGGTCAGGGTGACAGTTCCGGACTACCGATCATCTACGGACTCCAGTAGAAAGATTTACTCCACTACCGAGACCCCTCGGATACAGCACGAGGAACAAGGAGACGGTGTAAACTATAAGTCTTGGGGAGGGGACAGACGTTCCGTGGTTAGACCCCATGGTAACTGGAGAGATGAAGTGGTCTTGAGGCAAAGGGTTCATGGCCGCACGCGACCTCGATCGGCTATCCATAGCTCATCAAGTTATGCCAGTGTATCCGGTAGTGTCCGATCTGCACGTGCGCCAAGTGCATACGTGTTAACAGAGTATAACCGTCATCCGGGAAGCCAGACCCTCCCAACCAATCGCGGGGGCAGTTACAAGCGCTTGCACGTGGCAACCACTGTCCAGAGACCCATCGAGCGCGTGTATGGACGTCACTCCACGTACGGAGGCAAACCGGTCATTGTGGAACGTCAAGCGGTCGTGGATTATAACCAGAACAATTTGGAAAAATCTCACAACAACACACATGACTCGGTCATTATTAGGACATGA